DNA sequence from the Sphingomonas bisphenolicum genome:
GGGTCGGATCGGTCACCAGTGCGGACAGCGTCGCCGCCGTCGTGCCGGCCAGCAATGCGCCGCCGGCCGCGCCGGCGTCGGTCCGCCCCTGCGCGTGCCAGGCATTGACGTCGGTGACGAATTGCGCGGCCAGTGTATCCAGCGCGGTGCGTCGGTCGGCGACGGTGTCGGCGGCGGAAAACAGGCCGCCCAGCGTGCCGTTCGCAGGGGCGGCAAGGGCCGTGCCGTCCGCCAGGCTGAGCGACAATGTACCGTCGTCATTGGCGGCCATCGACAGGCTGGTCGCACTGTTGCCGCTGACCAGCGTCTGGCCGCCAAAGCTGATCTCCGCGCTGTCATGCGCGCCGAAGCTGATCGTGACGTTCAGATTTTCCGACAGCGTCTGCAAGGCCGAATCGCGACTGTCGAGCAACTGGGCATAGGCCGATGTGCCGGGCTGGGCGCGCAACAGGCTGTTGTTGATGTCCGCCAGCGACGCCAGCGACTGGTTGATCGTGGCGACCGATGCCTGGCCCTCGGTCGCAATCCCGGCGGATACGGTCGCAAGATCCGCGCTGGTCTGGTTGAAGGACTGGGCGACGCGGCTGATGCTGTCGAGCGTGGTGACGCGCAGCGACGTGTCGCTGGGGCTGGCCGCCAGCTTCTCCATATTCTGGAACATGCCGGTCATCAGTTGCCCGATGCCGGTGCCTGTGTCGTTGAGCGCGGTTTCCGAATCGGTCAGCCAGCGCAGGCGCGACGTCGCGCTGCCCAGCGCCATGCCGGTGTTGCGGACCGACGCGTCGAGATAGGGGTCGGATGCGCGGTCGATGCCCGCGACTTGCGTGCCGCCGAAATTGGCGCGCGAGATATAGGTTGCCATCGTCGCGGTGGACGACCCCGATTCGATCGTCGTGACCGACCGGCGCGCATAGCCGCTGGTGCTGGCATTGGCGATATTTTCGGCGATCGCGGCCATCGCCGATCGATAGGCCTTCGTGCCCGAAGCGCCGATGATGAAGAGGTCGCTCATGCGCTTGTCGCCGGCGTGGGGCCATTAGGGGCGGTGGGTGACGGCGTGTCGCTCACCCGGTCGCCAAATTGCTTCAGCAGCAGTTCGGCGATGCCCATCGCGCCCTTGCTGGCCATCGCGTCTGCGGTGCGGGAATCGGCCATGTCGCGAAACTGC
Encoded proteins:
- the flgK gene encoding flagellar hook-associated protein FlgK, with the translated sequence MSDLFIIGASGTKAYRSAMAAIAENIANASTSGYARRSVTTIESGSSTATMATYISRANFGGTQVAGIDRASDPYLDASVRNTGMALGSATSRLRWLTDSETALNDTGTGIGQLMTGMFQNMEKLAASPSDTSLRVTTLDSISRVAQSFNQTSADLATVSAGIATEGQASVATINQSLASLADINNSLLRAQPGTSAYAQLLDSRDSALQTLSENLNVTISFGAHDSAEISFGGQTLVSGNSATSLSMAANDDGTLSLSLADGTALAAPANGTLGGLFSAADTVADRRTALDTLAAQFVTDVNAWHAQGRTDAGAAGGALLAGTTAATLSALVTDPTQLALKSADGTLNGNLLTVGSTLRGNGSVEQNWTTLIASQATLLASTKAEYDTATSRNDQSVAAREAVSGVDLDMEAADLLRIQQAYSASAKILQIAKETIDSIMNII